From Gemmatimonadota bacterium, a single genomic window includes:
- the polX gene encoding DNA polymerase/3'-5' exonuclease PolX — MAVMDRTAVARALDQIAAYLELKGENTFRVRAFTAAAKTVEGFAAPLEEAIADGSLADAKGIGPAILQTITELVQTGRAELLEELRREVPPGLVEMLQLSGLGVSKVRAIHQTLRIDTLAELEVAAGDGRLAALPRFGERTAQNVAKGIAFLRQASQSRLIHHAHDEAEGLAEALSRMPHVVAVHIAGEVRRRMETVRELVVVLVADVPPEEIFRALSALPGAREIAGQDERRATLRLAAGTAVQVIVTPPQNLGAVLVQATGSAEHLADLAAHATSRGFTLAGTALWQGSRFVPTPSEESLYHALGLPWIPPELREAGTELTAPVPRLLERSDLRGFLHCHTTYSDGSNSVAEIAAACLAEGYAYCGITDHSRAAAYAGGMQPDDLRRQWDEIDAVNAAMPGIRVLKGIESDILADGALDYPDDILAGFDFIIGSVHSRFTLTREEMTVRICRALTSPYLAILGHPTGRLLLAREPYPLDLDRIFEVAAANRVAIEINADPHRLDLDWRVLRAARAAGVMITIGSDAHTVAGLANVRWGVGVARKGGLGRDDILNCRDADGFLRFARARRP; from the coding sequence ATGGCGGTGATGGATCGGACGGCAGTCGCGCGCGCGCTCGACCAGATCGCGGCGTACCTCGAACTCAAGGGCGAGAACACCTTCCGCGTGCGCGCCTTCACCGCCGCCGCCAAGACGGTGGAGGGCTTTGCTGCGCCACTCGAGGAAGCCATCGCCGACGGCTCGCTGGCCGACGCGAAAGGCATTGGTCCCGCGATCCTGCAGACCATCACCGAACTGGTCCAGACCGGCCGTGCCGAACTCCTCGAGGAGTTGCGCCGCGAAGTCCCGCCCGGCCTCGTCGAGATGCTCCAGCTCTCCGGCCTCGGCGTCTCCAAGGTGCGCGCCATCCATCAGACGCTGCGCATCGACACGCTCGCCGAATTGGAAGTGGCGGCTGGTGATGGTCGCCTCGCGGCGCTGCCGCGATTCGGCGAGCGAACCGCGCAGAACGTCGCCAAGGGAATCGCCTTTCTCCGGCAGGCGAGCCAGTCGCGGCTGATCCACCACGCGCACGACGAGGCCGAAGGGCTCGCCGAGGCGCTGAGCCGCATGCCGCACGTCGTCGCCGTGCACATTGCCGGCGAGGTGCGCCGCCGGATGGAAACGGTGCGCGAGCTGGTCGTGGTGCTGGTGGCCGATGTCCCTCCGGAGGAGATCTTCCGGGCCTTGAGCGCGCTGCCTGGGGCCCGTGAAATCGCCGGACAGGACGAGCGTCGCGCCACGCTGCGGCTCGCAGCCGGCACCGCGGTGCAGGTCATCGTGACTCCGCCGCAGAATCTCGGCGCCGTCCTCGTGCAGGCCACCGGCAGTGCCGAGCACCTCGCCGACCTCGCGGCCCACGCGACGTCGCGCGGCTTCACGCTCGCCGGCACCGCGCTCTGGCAGGGGAGTCGCTTCGTCCCGACGCCAAGCGAGGAGTCCCTCTACCACGCGCTCGGCCTGCCCTGGATCCCGCCCGAGCTCCGCGAGGCCGGCACCGAACTGACGGCGCCGGTGCCGCGGCTGCTCGAGCGCAGTGATCTGCGCGGCTTCCTGCACTGCCACACCACCTATTCCGACGGCAGCAACTCGGTGGCGGAGATCGCGGCGGCCTGCCTCGCCGAAGGCTATGCCTACTGCGGCATCACCGATCACTCGCGCGCGGCGGCCTATGCGGGCGGGATGCAGCCCGATGACTTGCGCCGGCAGTGGGACGAAATCGACGCCGTCAACGCGGCGATGCCCGGCATTCGCGTGCTCAAGGGGATCGAGAGCGACATCCTCGCCGATGGTGCGCTCGACTATCCCGACGACATCCTCGCCGGTTTCGACTTCATCATCGGCTCGGTCCATTCGCGCTTCACGTTGACGCGCGAGGAGATGACCGTCCGGATCTGTCGTGCCCTGACCTCGCCGTATCTCGCGATTCTCGGCCATCCCACCGGGCGGCTGCTGCTGGCGCGGGAGCCGTACCCACTCGATCTCGACCGCATCTTCGAGGTGGCGGCTGCCAACCGGGTGGCGATCGAGATCAACGCGGACCCGCATCGCCTCGATCTCGATTGGCGCGTGCTGCGCGCGGCACGTGCCGCGGGCGTGATGATCACCATCGGCAGCGATGCGCACACCGTGGCGGGGCTCGCCAATGTGCGCTGGGGCGTCGGGGTGGCACGAAAGGGCGGCCTCGGCCGCGACGACATCCTCAACTGTCGCGACGCCGACGGCTTCCTCCGCTTCGCACGCGCTCGTCGTCCATAG
- the nth gene encoding endonuclease III — MAREAKAARASRVLELLARLKAEYPDAHCELDYRNAFELLAATILSAQCTDVRVNLVTPALFARYPDAHALAAAKQEDVEELIRSTGFFRNKAKSLIGMAQGLVAEFDGEVPRTMAELRPLPGVGRKTANVVLGNAFGLSEGITVDTHVLRLSRLLGLSRATDAVKLEQELMPLIPRDDWALVSHLLIWHGRRVCIANRPRCGECVLNDLCPSRQDDR; from the coding sequence ATGGCACGGGAGGCCAAGGCCGCCAGGGCGAGCCGCGTGCTGGAACTGCTCGCGCGGCTCAAGGCCGAGTACCCCGACGCCCACTGCGAGCTCGACTACCGCAACGCCTTCGAGTTGCTCGCCGCAACGATCCTCTCGGCCCAGTGCACCGACGTGCGGGTCAACCTGGTCACGCCGGCGCTCTTTGCGCGCTACCCCGATGCGCACGCGCTTGCGGCGGCGAAACAGGAAGACGTCGAGGAGCTGATCCGCTCCACCGGCTTCTTCCGCAACAAGGCGAAGTCGCTCATCGGGATGGCCCAGGGGCTGGTGGCGGAGTTCGACGGCGAGGTGCCCCGGACCATGGCCGAGCTGCGGCCGCTGCCGGGTGTCGGCCGGAAGACGGCCAACGTCGTCCTCGGCAATGCCTTCGGGCTCAGCGAGGGGATCACGGTGGACACCCATGTCCTCCGCCTCTCCCGCCTGCTGGGCCTCTCGCGGGCCACCGATGCGGTCAAGCTGGAACAGGAGCTGATGCCACTCATCCCTCGGGATGACTGGGCCCTGGTCTCCCACCTGCTGATCTGGCACGGGCGGCGGGTGTGCATCGCGAATCGGCCGAGGTGCGGGGAGTGCGTGCTGAATGACCTGTGTCCGAGCCGGCAGGATGATCGATGA
- a CDS encoding peptidylprolyl isomerase — protein MSKTATLVTARGTITAELFPEAAPGTVENFEKLANSEFYDGVRFHRVINNFVIQGGDPLSKDPNNPRVGTGGPGWTIKCETKGNPHKHAAGSLSMAHAGKDTGGSQFFIAHSPQPHLDGIHTVFGQVTEGMDVVNAIKQGDVITSIRVS, from the coding sequence ATGTCCAAGACTGCCACTCTCGTCACCGCCCGCGGCACCATCACGGCCGAGCTCTTTCCTGAGGCCGCGCCGGGAACGGTCGAGAATTTCGAGAAGCTTGCCAACAGCGAGTTCTATGACGGCGTGCGCTTCCACCGCGTCATCAACAACTTCGTGATTCAGGGTGGCGATCCGCTCTCGAAGGATCCGAACAACCCGCGCGTCGGCACCGGCGGTCCGGGCTGGACCATCAAGTGCGAGACCAAGGGCAACCCGCACAAGCACGCGGCCGGCTCGCTCTCGATGGCGCATGCCGGCAAGGACACCGGCGGCTCGCAGTTCTTCATCGCGCATTCGCCGCAGCCGCACCTCGACGGCATCCACACCGTCTTCGGGCAGGTCACCGAGGGGATGGACGTGGTCAATGCGATCAAGCAGGGCGACGTCATCACCTCGATCCGGGTGAGCTGA
- a CDS encoding HAD family hydrolase: MTATAWPRERAWQLMTEWTASPALRAHMHAVELCMQHLAPRYDGDPAWWGVVGLLHDFDYERFPNADQAADAEHPSEGVRHLRTLGFPDEGCEAILGHAAFTGVPRVTTLAKVLFAVDELAGFLVACALVRPSKSLADLKAPSVLKKLKDKGFARGVSRDDVRVGAEELGVPLDALIRDLLVALRPHEQALGLGNA, translated from the coding sequence ATGACCGCCACGGCGTGGCCCCGCGAGCGCGCCTGGCAGCTGATGACCGAATGGACGGCGTCGCCCGCACTCCGGGCGCACATGCATGCCGTCGAGCTCTGCATGCAGCATCTGGCGCCCCGCTACGACGGTGATCCGGCGTGGTGGGGGGTCGTGGGGCTGCTGCACGACTTCGACTACGAACGCTTCCCCAACGCCGATCAGGCCGCCGACGCCGAGCATCCCTCGGAGGGCGTCCGTCACCTCCGCACGCTTGGCTTTCCTGACGAGGGGTGCGAGGCCATCCTCGGCCACGCGGCCTTCACCGGCGTGCCCCGGGTGACGACGCTGGCCAAGGTGCTCTTCGCCGTCGACGAACTCGCCGGTTTCCTGGTGGCCTGTGCGCTGGTGCGGCCGTCGAAGTCGTTGGCCGACCTCAAGGCACCCTCGGTGCTCAAGAAGCTCAAGGACAAGGGGTTCGCGCGCGGCGTCTCGCGCGATGACGTCCGGGTCGGCGCCGAGGAACTTGGTGTGCCGCTCGACGCCCTGATCCGCGACCTGCTCGTCGCCCTTCGCCCGCACGAACAGGCCCTCGGTCTGGGCAACGCATGA